In a genomic window of Strix aluco isolate bStrAlu1 chromosome 3, bStrAlu1.hap1, whole genome shotgun sequence:
- the POU3F2 gene encoding POU domain, class 3, transcription factor 2 translates to MATAASNHYSLLASGSPMVHAEPPGGMQPGGGYRDAGALVQADYALQSNGHPLSHAHQWIAALSHGGPGGGGGGGGGGGGGGGGGEAPWSAGALGQPDIKPAVVQAGGRGDELPPPPPPPPPQHPPPGRAPHLVHHGGGGGHHAAAAAAAAAAAAWRAGGAAHLPPGMAAANGAQAGLLYSQPPGFTVNGMLGAAQPALHHHGLRDAHEEPPPGPPGPPHHGPEHPPPPHGPHPGAAGPAPPAAAAAAPPGPPPHHDPHSDEDTPTSDDLEQFAKQFKQRRIKLGFTQADVGLALGTLYGNVFSQTTICRFEALQLSFKNMCKLKPLLNKWLEEADSSSGSPTSIDKIAAQGRKRKKRTSIEVSVKGALESHFLKCPKPSAQEITSLADSLQLEKEVVRVWFCNRRQKEKRMTPPGGTLPGAEDVYGASRDTPPHHGVQTPVQ, encoded by the coding sequence ATGGCGACCGCAGCCTCCAACCACTACAGCCTGCTCGCCTCCGGCTCCCCCATGGTGCACGCCGAGCCGCCCGGCGGCATGCAGCCCGGCGGCGGCTACCGCGACGCCGGCGCCCTGGTGCAGGCGGACTACGCGCTGCAGAGCAACGGGCACCCGCTGAGCCACGCTCACCAGTGGATCGCGGCGCTGTCCcacggcggccccggcggcggcggcggcggcggcggcggcggcgggggcggcggcggcggcggcgaggcgcCCTGGTCGGCGGGCGCGCTGGGCCAGCCCGACATCAAGCCGGCGGTGGTgcaggcgggcgggcgcggcgacgagctgccgccgccgccgccgccgccgccgccgcagcacccgccgccggggcgggcgcCGCACCTGGTGCaccacggcggcggcggcgggcaccacgcggcggcggcggcggcggcggcggcggcggcggcgtggcgggcgggcggcgcggcgcaCCTGCCGCCCGGCATGGCCGCGGCCAACGGCGCGCAGGCGGGGCTGCTCTACTCCCAGCCGCCCGGCTTCACCGTCAACGGGATGCTGGGCGCCGCGCAGCCGGCGCTGCACCACCACGGCCTGCGCGACGCCCAcgaggagccgccgccggggccgcccgggccGCCGCACCACGGCCCCGagcacccgccgccgccccacggcccccaccccggggcggccgggccggcgccccccgccgccgccgccgccgcgccccccgggccgccgccgcacCACGACCCGCACTCGGACGAGGACACGCCGACCTCGGACGACCTGGAGCAGTTCGCCAAGCAGTTCAAGCAGCGGCGCATCAAACTGGGATTTACCCAAGCGGACGTGGGGCTGGCGCTGGGCACCCTCTACGGCAACGTCTTCTCGCAGACCACCATCTGCCGCTTCGAGGCCCTGCAGCTCAGCTTCAAGAACATGTGCAAGCTGAAGCCTTTGTTGAACAAGTGGTTGGAGGAGGCGGACTCCTCCTCGGGCAGCCCCACCAGCATAGACAAGATCGCGGCGCAGGGCCGCAAGCGGAAAAAGCGCACCTCCATCGAGGTGAGCGTCAAGGGCGCGCTGGAGAGCCACTTCCTCAAGTGCCCCAAGCCCTCCGCCCAGGAGATCACCTCGCTCGCGGACAGCCtacagctggagaaggaggtgGTGAGAGTGTGGTTTTGTAAcaggagacagaaagagaagcGCATGACTCCCCCGGGAGGGACGCTGCCGGGCGCCGAGGACGTGTACGGGGCCAGCAGGGACACGCCGCCGCACCACGGGGTGCAGACCCCCGTGCAGTGA